Proteins encoded together in one Impatiens glandulifera chromosome 1, dImpGla2.1, whole genome shotgun sequence window:
- the LOC124919340 gene encoding calponin homology domain-containing protein DDB_G0272472-like, with amino-acid sequence MYSHREIPVYTASRIETSPDHCPTPPRENAASEESDERADPHLTGQSPPTQPEVSESDFIKEWVESRLQRFEDSTTERVDSRIQEFEDSAVQPLRERFQRTVGSTLKFANTTWQLLERTRERFSDIDEDQQEKAVLRGKHLKRTVVLEDTTSKIKENFGRLERETDKRLTTMADDLIGTTLGRVSELEKKNAGLEDELKALSAQVAELLQAKINADAAAIEVDAQAAKKVQDEMDAEASKEKEAPRPSQLTEEEEEAERIRRAEAKFPGLAKKAAAQAAKDAARLERERRRLEGFADDNKKKKAASSVSAPTKRKRESSKKAQIADLLNEVTETVITSTTQQATQVEEEDEEHLKPRSTRQRVSEPASRSQPVKKKWNIYDFSDSE; translated from the coding sequence ATGTACAGTCACAGGGAAATACCGGTCTATACAGCTTCCCGGATTGAAACGAGTCCGGAtcactgtccaacacctccaagggagaatGCGGCATCAGAAGAATCCGATGAAAGGGCGGATCCTCATCTCACCGGGCAATCTCCTCCTacacaaccggaagtctccgaaTCAGACTTCATAAAGGAATGGGTTGAGAGCCGTCTTCAAAGGTTTGAAGACTCAACAACAGAACGGGTTGATAGCcgtattcaagagtttgaagactccgcGGTTCAGCCATTGAGGGAGAGGTTCCAGAGAACCGTTGGCTCGACACTCAAGTTCGCCAACACCACATGGCAACTTTTGGAGAGAACGAGAGAACGGTTCTCAGATATTGATGAAGATCAACAGGAAAAGGCGGTCCTGCGCGGCAAACATCTTAAGCGAACCGTAGTTTTGGAGGATACAACCTCCAAGATAAAGGAAAACTTTGgccggcttgaaagagagaccgataAACGATTGACAACGATGGCTGATGACCTGATCGGCACAACACTCGGACGGGTATCCGAacttgaaaagaagaatgccGGTCTCGAGGACGAACTCAAGGCGCTTTCCGCTCAAGTAGCCGAACTACTCCAAGCTAAGATAAAtgcggacgccgcggctatagaggttGATGCCCAAGCGGCTAAGAAGGTCCAGGATGAGATGGACGCCGAAGCAAGTAAAGAGAAGGAGGCACCGCGACCATCGCAActtaccgaagaggaagaggaagccgaGCGGATTAGAAGGGCAGAGGCCAAGTTCCCAGGACTTGCAAAGAAGgcagccgctcaagctgcgaaggatgcTGCACGGTTAGAAAGGGAAAGACGGAGGCTGGAAGGCTTCGCAGACgacaacaaaaagaaaaaggcgGCCTCTTCCGTTTCAGCTCCGACAAAGCGAAAGAGGGAATCTTCAAAGAAAGCCCAAATAGCCGACCTGCTCAATGAGGTCACTGAAACGGTCATTACGAGTACAACGCAGCAGGCTACTCAAGTCGAAGAGGAGGATGAAGAACACCTGAAGCCCCGGTCTACAAGACAAAGAGTCTCCGAACCGGCCAGTCGATCGCAACCGGTGAAGAAAAAGTGGAAcatatatgacttctcggactcggaatag